The Anoplopoma fimbria isolate UVic2021 breed Golden Eagle Sablefish chromosome 5, Afim_UVic_2022, whole genome shotgun sequence genome contains a region encoding:
- the mfsd1l gene encoding major facilitator superfamily domain-containing protein 1, translated as MTQPAEKVYYRFVVLFFNCLLTFGSYFCFDIPSVLQDQFQGNLTCTNATVINGTVDCVVGLGMNPQQYNLLYAIYAWTNAVVVIMAGFLIDKLGNRFGVFLFSFLCVLGSSLFALGSHFKGTPYLLPLMLTGRLLFGSGNGSLTIVQNRITAFWFKGKELALAFGLTLAFSRLGSVLNFFLTQKFEEKYGMQWTLWGGTLLCVLGFASAILVSALDKIGMRQLGLDGAIQEESRKVRIQDVKLLSLRYWLLVLTIMFFYNGIFPFIADASKFIQDKYSGYSQKDAAYVAGAVYDSSLVLSACVGILIDNVGLRGVFAVACAVLTLPVFGLLAFTFVAPLVSTIWLGITYSFAAASMWPSIPLVVPQATLGTAMGLATSVQMVGIGVSNLVVGQILGSKSSETKIPLWRWQRMMIFMLANTISCIVTSVLLNIVDHRQGGTLNKTTKRSGQAERDSDREPLTQGEEEQNEDEEDEAVRSPSINS; from the exons ATGACGCAACCGGCGGAGAAAG TATATTACCGCTTTGTGGTGCTGTTCTTCAACTGTCTGCTGACATTTGGCTCCTACTTCTGCTTCGACATCCCTAGTGTTTTGCAGGATCAATTCCAAGGG AACCTGACATGTACCAATGCAACGGTTATCAATGGCACAGTGGACTGTGTGGTGGGATTGGGGATGAATCCTCAGCAGTACAATCTTCTTTACGCCATCTATGCTTGGAC GAATGCAGTAGTGGTGATCATGGCTGGGTTCCTGATTGACAAATTAGGAAACCGCT TTGGAGTGTTTCTGttctcttttctgtgtgttttgggcTCGTCACTGTTTGCACTGGGTTCCCACTTCAAAGGAACTCCCTATCTGCTGCCGCTTATGCTCACAGGGCGACTACTGTTTGGATCAGGCAATGGATCTCTGACCA TTGTTCAGAACCGCATCACAGCTTTCTGGTTCAAAGGGAAGGAGCTGGCCTTGGCTTTCGGTCTGACCCTGGCCTTCTCTCGCCTTGGTTCGGTCCTGAACTTTTTCCTCACCCagaagtttgaagaaaaatatGGCATGCAGTGGACACTCTGGGGTG GTACACTACTGTGTGTGCTGGGCTTTGCGTCTGCCATTCTAGTCAGTGCCCTGGACAAGATCGGTATGAGGCAGCTGGGTCTTGATGGCGCCATCCAAGAGGAGTCCCGCAAAGTG AGGATTCAGGATGTGAAGCTCCTGTCGCTAAGATACTGGCTGCTGGTTCTCACCATCATGTTCTTCTACAACGGCATCTTCCCGTTCATCGCTGATGCCAG TAAGTTTATTCAGGATAAATACAGCGGCTACAGTCAGAAGGACGCAGCGTATGTCGCTGGGGCGGTGTATGACAGCTCACTGGTCCTCTCAGCCTGCGTGGGCATTCTCATA GATAACGTGGGGCTGCGGGGCGTGTTTGCGGTGGCCTGTGCCGTCCTCACACTGCCTGTGTTTGGACTGCTGGCCTTCACCTTTGTTGCTCCTCTGGTGTCCACCATATGGCTGGGAATCACTTACTCCTTTGCTGCT GCCAGCATGTGGCCGTCTATTCCCCTCGTGGTGCCTCAGGCGACTCTGGGAACCGCCATGGGTCTGGCCACCTCCGTACAGATGGTTGGAATTGGGGTGTCAAATCTTGTCGTTGGGCAGATTTTGGGCTCCAAGTCTAG TGAAACTAAGATTCCGTTGTGGCGTTGGCAGAGGATGATGATCTTCATGTTGGCCAACACCATCAGCTGCATCGTCACCTCAGTGCTGCTCAACATTGTTGACCACAGACAG ggcGGGACCCTGAACAAGACAACCAAGAGGTCGGGCCAGGCAGAGAGAGACTCCGACAGAGAGCCGCTCACCcagggagaggaagagcaaaatgaggatgaggaagacgAGGCGGTCAGATCTCCTTCTATCAACTCCTAA
- the LOC129091279 gene encoding probable crossover junction endonuclease EME2 isoform X1 translates to MSALRRVKTWEISESEGSDAETKLDLKRDESSHIVTVSTAEDQSSDHKCKTFPSSSPIKTECSQINALSPPRPDPHGTPSPARKRRTKEEIEADRQVVREKKEARERQRATRAREKEERRQEQQSRKEAAENLKRLRPESCLKSLTVCLDPALLQQDGSDILLDTLATFEWRFTIESQQLPHSITWIRDLPQGEDGSVEEEQVAVVLGLSDFVDMVISVKKMLDSDGEETGMGSLLSPILECLNRDAKKVVTLLVTDSQPDYSRNDACGVHLLDEMLQSKSGMENLDVEEVLVYLQLCKNITLVFLEGWQEVTNHVCAVTKALSKRPFKLLTERAELPFCVDGSWASGVRVERDGSGLIEVWSRQIQQLNRVSPAVASTVTAAYPSPQLLLQVHHLTVLQYGLVELSA, encoded by the exons ATGTCTGCGTTGCGTAGAGTTAAAACATGGGAAATATCTGAATCTGAGGGAAGCGACGCTGAGACAAAACTTGATTTAAAACGTGATGAGAGCAGTCACATAGTGACGGTCAGCACTGCAGAGGATCAGAGTTCAGACCACAAGTGCAAAACCTTCCCATCGTCGTCACCCATAAAAACAGAGTGCAGCCAAATCAATGCTTTGTCTCCCCCGCGACCAGATCCGCATGGCACACCGAGCCCTGCGAGAAAACGTCGCACCAAGGAGGAGATAGAGGCGGACAGACAGGTAGTAAGGGAGAAGAAGGAGgcgagagagaggcagagagcaaCCAGAGCccgggagaaggaggagaggagacaagagcaGCAGAGTAGGAAGGAGGCTGCGGAAAACCTGAAGCGTCTGCGGCCAGAGAGCTGCCtgaagtctctgactgtctgcCTCGATCCAG ccCTTCTGCAACAGGATGGCTCAGACATCTTGCTGGACACCCTGGCGACCTTTGAGTGGAGGTTTACCATTGAGAGCCAGCAGCTCCCACACAGCATCACCTGGATCAGAGATCTACCTCAG GGGGAAGATGGATCGGTGGAAGAGGAGCAAGTGGCTGTGGTGCTGGGTCTGAGTGACTTTGTGGACATGGTGATCTCTGTGAAGAAG ATGCTAGACAGTGATGGGGAGGAGACAGGGATGGGGTCTCTCCTCAGTCCAATATTGGAGTGTCTCAACCGTGATGCAAAGAAGGTGGTCACTCTCTTAGTGACAGACTCTCAGCCAGATTACAG CAGGAACGATGCTTGTGGTGTGCATTTACTAGATGAGATGCTACAATCCAAATCGGGGATGGAGAACCTGGACGTCGAGGAG GTTCTTGTGTACCTACAGCTCTGCAAGAATATCACCCTGGTCTTCCTGGAAGGCTGGCAGGAGGTCACTAACCACGTATGTGCCGTCACCAAGGCCTTATCAAAGCGCCCTTTCAA ACTGCTGACGGAGCGAGCAGAGCTGCCCTTCTGCGTGGACGGTTCATGGGCCAGTGGGGTTCGGGTGGAGAGGGACGGCTCTGGGCTGATCGAGGTCTGGAGCAGGCAGATCCAGCAGCTGAACAGAGTCAGTCCTGCTGTGGCCTCCACTGTGACTGCAGCCTACCCGTctcctcagctgctgctgcaggtacaCCATCTGACTGTGCTTCAGTATGGCCTTGTAGAGCTCAGTGCATAG
- the LOC129091279 gene encoding probable crossover junction endonuclease EME2 isoform X2, producing the protein MSALRRVKTWEISESEGSDAETKLDLKRDESSHIVTVSTAEDQSSDHKCKTFPSSSPIKTECSQINALSPPRPDPHGTPSPARKRRTKEEIEADRQVVREKKEARERQRATRAREKEERRQEQQSRKEAAENLKRLRPESCLKSLTVCLDPALLQQDGSDILLDTLATFEWRFTIESQQLPHSITWIRDLPQGEDGSVEEEQVAVVLGLSDFVDMVISVKKMLDSDGEETGMGSLLSPILECLNRDAKKVVTLLVTDSQPDYRNDACGVHLLDEMLQSKSGMENLDVEEVLVYLQLCKNITLVFLEGWQEVTNHVCAVTKALSKRPFKLLTERAELPFCVDGSWASGVRVERDGSGLIEVWSRQIQQLNRVSPAVASTVTAAYPSPQLLLQAYQSLESEEDRKGLLAGLLVKSGGKERRVGPEISARVYRCLTAHNPQLVLD; encoded by the exons ATGTCTGCGTTGCGTAGAGTTAAAACATGGGAAATATCTGAATCTGAGGGAAGCGACGCTGAGACAAAACTTGATTTAAAACGTGATGAGAGCAGTCACATAGTGACGGTCAGCACTGCAGAGGATCAGAGTTCAGACCACAAGTGCAAAACCTTCCCATCGTCGTCACCCATAAAAACAGAGTGCAGCCAAATCAATGCTTTGTCTCCCCCGCGACCAGATCCGCATGGCACACCGAGCCCTGCGAGAAAACGTCGCACCAAGGAGGAGATAGAGGCGGACAGACAGGTAGTAAGGGAGAAGAAGGAGgcgagagagaggcagagagcaaCCAGAGCccgggagaaggaggagaggagacaagagcaGCAGAGTAGGAAGGAGGCTGCGGAAAACCTGAAGCGTCTGCGGCCAGAGAGCTGCCtgaagtctctgactgtctgcCTCGATCCAG ccCTTCTGCAACAGGATGGCTCAGACATCTTGCTGGACACCCTGGCGACCTTTGAGTGGAGGTTTACCATTGAGAGCCAGCAGCTCCCACACAGCATCACCTGGATCAGAGATCTACCTCAG GGGGAAGATGGATCGGTGGAAGAGGAGCAAGTGGCTGTGGTGCTGGGTCTGAGTGACTTTGTGGACATGGTGATCTCTGTGAAGAAG ATGCTAGACAGTGATGGGGAGGAGACAGGGATGGGGTCTCTCCTCAGTCCAATATTGGAGTGTCTCAACCGTGATGCAAAGAAGGTGGTCACTCTCTTAGTGACAGACTCTCAGCCAGATTACAG GAACGATGCTTGTGGTGTGCATTTACTAGATGAGATGCTACAATCCAAATCGGGGATGGAGAACCTGGACGTCGAGGAG GTTCTTGTGTACCTACAGCTCTGCAAGAATATCACCCTGGTCTTCCTGGAAGGCTGGCAGGAGGTCACTAACCACGTATGTGCCGTCACCAAGGCCTTATCAAAGCGCCCTTTCAA ACTGCTGACGGAGCGAGCAGAGCTGCCCTTCTGCGTGGACGGTTCATGGGCCAGTGGGGTTCGGGTGGAGAGGGACGGCTCTGGGCTGATCGAGGTCTGGAGCAGGCAGATCCAGCAGCTGAACAGAGTCAGTCCTGCTGTGGCCTCCACTGTGACTGCAGCCTACCCGTctcctcagctgctgctgca ggcgtACCAGAGCTTGGAGtcagaggaagacagaaaggGGCTGTTGGCTGGTCTCTTAGTGAAAAGTGGAGGTAAAGAGAGACGAGTAGGACCGGAGATATCAGCTAGAGTTTACCGCTGCCTCACTGCCCACAATCCCCAGCTGGTCCTGGACTGA
- the spsb3b gene encoding SPRY domain-containing SOCS box protein 3, with product MSHCKTVYRTTTVRAAMLRRGRNGRARHVAWSETQQETEAMAVIQTSDRQEWGGQTTTQIGDVESEVDYLESPQAVSEVVALPSTVPVIGESFCQCDRQEELSPGYGVTSDCLCGEEDEGFDWEWDEHSRSSGAFLSCDNRKVCFHSDYSCGTAAIRGTKELADGQHFWEVKMTSPVYGTDMMVGIGTAEVNMEKFKFSFGSLLGHDEDSWGLSYTGLLQHKGDKVKFSSRFGQGSIIGVHLDTWHGTLTFYKNRHSIGVAATRLQNKKFYPMVCSTAAKSSMKVIRACYTPTSLQYLCCARLRQMLPRCPDVLSAIELPPGLRTVLHVKLGWVFTLSSSPEASEQHEDLLEDFEEEMSLPSSPCASPSPASTLRACASPSPCTSPFLDTVPYNCPCQMSPQTHPCTCRCPPTPPSSDYDSCSSEPEDYQCKRCRWT from the exons ATGAGCCACTGCAAGACAGTTTATCGGACGACTACTGTAAG AGCTGCTATGCTGAGAAGAGGCAGGAACGGCCGGGCTCGGCATGTGGCCTGGAGCGAGACACAGCAAGAGACAGAAGCCATGGCAGTGATCCAGACGTCGGATAGGCAGGAATGGGGAGGGCAGACAACGACGCAG ATCGGCGACGTGGAGTCCGAGGTGGATTACCTGGAGAGTCCTCAGGCCGTATCTGAGGTGGTGGCCTTGCCCAGCACAGTGCCGGTGATAGGGGAGTCTTTCTGCCAGTGTGACCGACAGGAAGAGCTCAGCCCTGGCTACGGGGTCACCAGTGACTGCCTCTGTGGGGAGGAGGACGAGG GTTTTGACTGGGAGTGGGACGAGCACTCCAGGTCCTCTGGAGCCTTCCTCAGCTGTGACAACAGAAAGGTGTGCTTTCACTCAGACTATAGCTGTGGCACAGCGGCCATCCGCGGCACCAAGGAGCTGGCAGACGGCCAGCACTTCTGGGAAGTCAAGATGACCTCTCCTGTCTATGGAACCGATATG ATGGTGGGGATTGGAACTGCAGAGGTGAATATGGAGAAGTTCAAATTCAGCTTTGGCAGCCTGCTGGGCCACGATGAAGACAGTTGGGGACTCTCCTACACAG GACTCCTCCAGCACAAAGGGGACAAAGTGAAGTTCTCCTCTCGGTTTGGCCAGGGCTCCATCATAGGAGTGCACCTGGACACCTGGCACGGTACCCTGACCTTCTACAAGAATCGGCACTCTATAG gtgttgcTGCCACAAGGCTGCAGAACAAGAAGTTCTACCCCATGGTGTGCTCCACAGCAGCTAAGAGCAGTATGAAGGTGATCCGTGCCTGCTATACACCCACCTCCCTGCAGTACCTTTGCTGTGCGCGGCTCCGCCAGATGTTGCCCCGCTGCCCTGACGTACTCAGTGCTATAGAGCTGCCCCCGGGCCTGCGCACCGTCCTCCACGTAAAGCTAGGCTGGGTCTTCACCCTCAGCAGCAGCCCAGAAGCCTCGGAGCAGCACGAGGACTTGCTCGAGGATTTCGAGGAGGAGATGAGCCTGCCTTCCAGCCCCTGCGCCTCCCCGAGCCCAGCCTCCACCCTGAGGGCCTGCGCCTCCCCGAGCCCCTGCACCAGCCCCTTTCTCGACACAGTCCCATACAACTGCCCCTGTCAAATGTCACCTCAAACTCATCCCTGCACTTGCCGCTGCCCTCCTACTCCCCCCAGCAGCGACTACGACAGCTGCAGCTCTGAGCCGGAGGACTACCAATGCAAAAGATGCCGCTGGACATGA
- the nubp2 gene encoding cytosolic Fe-S cluster assembly factor nubp2 isoform X2, with protein sequence MSQIQNMEPNNDGNLSQVRHVVLVLSGKGGVGKSTITTELALALRHAGKKVGILDVDLCGPSIPRMLNVGRPDVHQCDSGWVPVYTDAKKNLALMSIGFLLEDPDEAVVWRGPKKTAMIAQFVSDVAWGELDVLLVDTPPGTSDEHLAVLENLKKHRVDGAVLVTTPQAVSTGDVRREITFCKKTGVRILGIIENMSGFVCPHCSECSNIFSKGGGEELAKLTGSTFLGSVPLDPLLSTSIEEGKDFIESFPESATFSAISSISQTLLDSLQTA encoded by the exons ATGAGTCAAATCCAAAATATGGAACCAAATAATG ACGGGAACTTGTCGCAGGTCAGGCATGTTGTGTTGGTCCTGTCAGGGAAGGGCGGCGTGGGCAAGAGCACCATCACCACAGAGCTAGCACTGGCTCTCAGGCATGCCGGCAAGAAG GTTGGCATCCTGGACGTGGACCTGTGTGGACCCAGTATCCCCCGTATGCTCAACGTGGGCCGGCCTGACGTGCACCAGTGTGACTCAGGATGGGTGCCAGTCTACACCGATGCCAAGAAGAACCTCGCCCTTATGTCCATTGGCTTCCTGCTGGAGGACCCGGATGAAGCAGTGGTATGGAGGGGGCCCAAGAAAACAG CTATGATAGCCCAGTTCGTGTCAGATGTAGCATGGGGGGAGCTGGATGTGCTGCTGGTGGACACGCCACCGGGGACATCAGACGAACATTTGGCAGTGCTGGAGAACCTCAAAAAACACAGAGTGGATGGAGCGGTCTTGGTCACCACACCTCAG GCGGTATCCACGGGGGATGTAAGGAGAGAGATCACCTTTTGTAAAAAGACAGGTGTACGGATCCTGGGCATCATCGAGAACATGAGTGGATTTGTTTGTCCACACTGCTCA GAGTGCAGCAATATATTCTcaaaaggtggaggagaagagtTAGCCAAGTTGACTGGATCTACATTCCTAG GTTCTGTGCCCCTGGATCCTCTGCTCAGCACCAGTATAGAGGAGGGAAAAGACTTCATAGAGTCATTTCCAGAGAGCGCCACATTCAGTGCCATCAGCAGCATTTCTCAAACTCTGCTCGACAGCCTCCAAACAGCATGA
- the nubp2 gene encoding cytosolic Fe-S cluster assembly factor nubp2 isoform X1, whose protein sequence is MLELTDRVFNVVGEDIVYGNLSQVRHVVLVLSGKGGVGKSTITTELALALRHAGKKVGILDVDLCGPSIPRMLNVGRPDVHQCDSGWVPVYTDAKKNLALMSIGFLLEDPDEAVVWRGPKKTAMIAQFVSDVAWGELDVLLVDTPPGTSDEHLAVLENLKKHRVDGAVLVTTPQAVSTGDVRREITFCKKTGVRILGIIENMSGFVCPHCSECSNIFSKGGGEELAKLTGSTFLGSVPLDPLLSTSIEEGKDFIESFPESATFSAISSISQTLLDSLQTA, encoded by the exons ATGTTGGAGCTGACCGACAGGGTTTTTAATGTCGTCGGAGAAGATATTGTTT ACGGGAACTTGTCGCAGGTCAGGCATGTTGTGTTGGTCCTGTCAGGGAAGGGCGGCGTGGGCAAGAGCACCATCACCACAGAGCTAGCACTGGCTCTCAGGCATGCCGGCAAGAAG GTTGGCATCCTGGACGTGGACCTGTGTGGACCCAGTATCCCCCGTATGCTCAACGTGGGCCGGCCTGACGTGCACCAGTGTGACTCAGGATGGGTGCCAGTCTACACCGATGCCAAGAAGAACCTCGCCCTTATGTCCATTGGCTTCCTGCTGGAGGACCCGGATGAAGCAGTGGTATGGAGGGGGCCCAAGAAAACAG CTATGATAGCCCAGTTCGTGTCAGATGTAGCATGGGGGGAGCTGGATGTGCTGCTGGTGGACACGCCACCGGGGACATCAGACGAACATTTGGCAGTGCTGGAGAACCTCAAAAAACACAGAGTGGATGGAGCGGTCTTGGTCACCACACCTCAG GCGGTATCCACGGGGGATGTAAGGAGAGAGATCACCTTTTGTAAAAAGACAGGTGTACGGATCCTGGGCATCATCGAGAACATGAGTGGATTTGTTTGTCCACACTGCTCA GAGTGCAGCAATATATTCTcaaaaggtggaggagaagagtTAGCCAAGTTGACTGGATCTACATTCCTAG GTTCTGTGCCCCTGGATCCTCTGCTCAGCACCAGTATAGAGGAGGGAAAAGACTTCATAGAGTCATTTCCAGAGAGCGCCACATTCAGTGCCATCAGCAGCATTTCTCAAACTCTGCTCGACAGCCTCCAAACAGCATGA
- the atp6v0cb gene encoding ATPase H+ transporting V0 subunit cb, translated as MSAESPEYSPFFAVMGASAAMVFSALGAAYGTAKSGTGIAAMSVMRPELIMKSIIPVVMAGIIAIYGLVVAVLIANNISEKVTLYKSFLHLGAGLSVGLSGLAAGFAIGIVGDAGVRGTAQQPRLFVGMILILIFAEVLGLYGLIVALILSTK; from the exons ATGTCGGCCGAAAGTCCCGAATACTCTCCGTTCTTCGCGGTGATGGGCGCCTCCGCTGCGATGGTGTTCAGCG CCCTGGGAGCAGCCTATGGCACAGCTAAGAGCGGTACAGGGATCGCCGCCATGTCAGTGATGAGGCCGGAGCTCATCATGAAGTCCATCATCCCAGTGGTCATGGCGGGTATCATAGCCATCTACGGCCTGGTAGTAGCAGTGCTGATTGCCAACAACATCTCAGAGAAGGTCACCCTCTACAA gagtTTCCTCCATCTGGGAGCTGGGCTGAGCGTGGGCCTCAGTGGGTTGGCAGCAGGCTTCGCAATCGGCATCGTGGGCGACGCGGGCGTGAGGGGAACAGCTCAACAGCCGAGGCTTTTTGTTGGCATGATCCTCATCTTGATTTTCGCAGAGGTCTTGGGTCTCTACGGGCTCATCGTTGCCCTCATTCTGTCCACGAAATAA